The following are encoded together in the Methylorubrum sp. B1-46 genome:
- a CDS encoding DUF421 domain-containing protein, which yields MPDWRALVVPEHSLLEIALRGTVMYLALFLIMRFVMQRQAGAVSLADLLVIVLIADVSQNAFSNEYKSLTEGILLVLTIVGWNYAIDWIAFRFPAFERFMTPKRLPLVVDGRICWRNMRREMITHSELMTQLRLQGVDDPALVRLASLEGDGSISVIRCDGEETAPGPQDRREPA from the coding sequence ATGCCCGATTGGCGAGCATTGGTCGTGCCGGAGCACTCCCTGCTGGAGATCGCCCTGCGCGGTACCGTCATGTACCTCGCGCTGTTCCTCATCATGCGCTTCGTCATGCAGCGCCAGGCGGGCGCCGTGAGCCTTGCCGACCTGCTGGTCATCGTCCTGATCGCCGACGTCTCGCAGAACGCCTTCTCCAACGAGTACAAGTCGCTGACCGAGGGCATCCTACTGGTGCTGACGATCGTCGGGTGGAACTACGCCATCGACTGGATCGCCTTCCGCTTTCCCGCCTTCGAGCGCTTCATGACGCCGAAGCGGCTCCCCCTCGTCGTCGATGGCCGCATCTGCTGGCGGAACATGCGTCGCGAGATGATCACGCATTCCGAACTCATGACCCAGCTGCGCCTGCAGGGAGTCGACGACCCGGCCCTCGTGCGGCTCGCCTCGCTGGAGGGGGACGGCAGCATCAGCGTGATCCGCTGCGACGGCGAGGAGACCGCGCCCGGGCCGCAGGACCGCCGGGAGCCGGCCTGA
- a CDS encoding DNA polymerase IV, with translation MQAVGALRCRGCGSPRLLTHPARDGLTIAHVDCDAFYAAIEKRDDPSLRDRPLIIGGGKRGVVSTACYLARISGVRSAMPMFEALKRCPDATVLRPDMEKYARVGREVRAMMLALTPLVEPVSIDEAFLDLSGTERLHGTSPALTLARFAARVEAEVGITVSVGLSANKFLAKIASDLDKPRGFSIVSGEEAAAFLADKPVGILPGIGESARNRLAALNIHRVGDILRADPVRLQASLGRDGLRLIDLAAGRDRRPVRPTREAKSVSAETTFSTDLTRFEDLRPILWQLCEKVSARLKRAELAAGSVTLKLKDARFRLRTRTRGGLKPTQLADRLFHEGEPMLRAACDGTAFRLIGIGGGDLCGAIHADRGDLADQGIERVARREAALDRLREKFGSGAIQRGLVFTGEPERRRTEPAKPRA, from the coding sequence ATGCAAGCCGTGGGCGCCCTGCGCTGCCGCGGCTGCGGCTCACCGCGGCTGCTCACCCACCCGGCCCGCGACGGGCTCACCATCGCCCATGTCGATTGCGATGCCTTCTACGCCGCGATCGAAAAGCGCGACGACCCGTCGCTGCGGGACAGGCCGCTCATCATCGGCGGGGGCAAGCGCGGCGTCGTCTCCACCGCCTGCTACCTTGCGCGGATCTCCGGCGTGCGCTCGGCCATGCCGATGTTCGAGGCGTTGAAGCGCTGCCCCGACGCCACCGTGCTGCGGCCCGACATGGAGAAGTATGCCCGCGTCGGGCGCGAGGTGCGGGCGATGATGCTGGCGCTGACGCCGCTGGTCGAGCCCGTCTCCATCGACGAAGCGTTTCTCGATCTGTCTGGGACCGAACGCTTGCACGGCACGAGCCCGGCCCTGACGCTCGCCCGCTTCGCCGCGCGGGTCGAGGCGGAGGTCGGCATCACCGTCTCGGTGGGCCTGTCCGCCAACAAGTTCCTGGCCAAGATCGCCTCGGACCTCGACAAGCCCCGCGGCTTCTCGATTGTCAGTGGCGAAGAGGCCGCCGCCTTCCTCGCCGACAAGCCCGTCGGCATCTTGCCCGGCATCGGCGAGAGCGCCCGCAACCGGCTCGCCGCGCTCAACATCCACCGGGTCGGCGACATCCTGCGCGCCGATCCGGTGCGCCTGCAGGCCTCACTCGGCCGTGACGGCCTGCGTCTGATCGATCTCGCGGCCGGCCGCGACCGGCGGCCGGTGCGCCCGACCCGCGAGGCCAAGAGCGTCTCGGCCGAGACGACCTTCTCGACCGATCTCACCCGGTTCGAGGATCTGCGGCCGATCCTGTGGCAGTTGTGCGAGAAGGTCTCGGCCCGGCTGAAGCGGGCGGAACTCGCCGCCGGCAGCGTCACGCTGAAGCTGAAGGATGCGCGGTTCCGGCTGCGCACCCGCACCCGCGGCGGCCTCAAACCGACGCAGCTCGCCGACCGGCTGTTTCACGAGGGCGAACCGATGCTCCGGGCGGCCTGCGACGGCACTGCCTTTCGGCTGATCGGCATCGGCGGCGGCGATCTCTGCGGCGCGATCCACGCCGACCGCGGCGACCTCGCCGATCAGGGCATCGAGCGCGTCGCCCGCCGGGAGGCGGCCCTCGACCGGCTGCGCGAGAAGTTCGGCAGCGGGGCGATCCAACGCGGCCTCGTCTTCACCGGCGAACCGGAGCGGCGACGGACGGAGCCGGCAAAGCCCAGGGCTTGA
- a CDS encoding cobalt-precorrin-6A reductase translates to MSGAADQGSSAGHPKPNPGPRPMRVLVLGGTTEASALVARLAPETDFAVTLSLAGRTAAPRPEPVPMRVGGFGGAEGLARWLTENGIEAVIDATHPFAARISANAAAACRAAAVPLLALRRPAWERQPGDDWTEAASVPACLDALGPAPRTVFLTIGRQELSAFAPAPQHAYVVRTIEPVGDALPVPNLVTVSARGPFALADEIRFMRESRIEVLVTKNSGGAATYPKIEAARRLGLPVVIVARPALPDVPAVSDPAGALGWLRSERGRPRLA, encoded by the coding sequence ATGTCCGGGGCCGCCGACCAGGGTTCTTCCGCCGGCCATCCAAAGCCGAATCCCGGTCCACGCCCAATGCGGGTGCTCGTGCTCGGCGGCACGACCGAGGCGAGCGCGCTCGTCGCCCGGCTCGCTCCCGAGACGGACTTCGCGGTGACGCTCTCCCTCGCCGGCCGCACCGCGGCGCCGCGGCCTGAGCCGGTGCCGATGCGCGTCGGCGGGTTCGGCGGTGCCGAGGGGTTGGCAAGATGGCTGACCGAGAACGGCATTGAGGCAGTGATCGACGCGACCCATCCCTTCGCCGCGCGGATCTCGGCCAATGCCGCTGCGGCCTGCCGGGCCGCCGCCGTTCCGCTGCTCGCCCTGCGCCGCCCGGCCTGGGAGCGGCAGCCCGGCGACGACTGGACCGAGGCCGCGAGCGTACCGGCCTGCCTCGATGCGCTCGGGCCGGCGCCGCGAACGGTGTTCCTCACCATTGGCCGGCAGGAGCTGTCCGCCTTTGCTCCCGCCCCGCAGCACGCCTACGTCGTGCGCACCATCGAGCCGGTCGGCGATGCGCTGCCGGTGCCGAACCTCGTGACGGTGAGCGCCCGCGGCCCCTTCGCGCTCGCGGACGAGATCCGCTTCATGCGCGAGTCGCGGATCGAGGTGCTGGTAACGAAGAATTCCGGTGGCGCGGCGACCTATCCGAAGATCGAGGCGGCGCGCCGGCTGGGCTTGCCGGTGGTGATCGTCGCCCGCCCTGCCCTGCCCGACGTTCCCGCCGTCTCCGACCCTGCGGGCGCGCTGGGCTGGCTGAGGAGCGAACGCGGGCGACCCCGGCTCGCATAG
- a CDS encoding cobyric acid synthase — translation MTRALMIQGTGSDVGKSLLVAGLARAFTRRGLTVRPFKPQNMSNNAAVTADGGEIGRAQALQARAARAAPSVHMNPVLLKPQSEVGAQVVVQGRMIGTAKAREYQAWKPRLMESVLDSFERLRAEADIVLVEGAGSPAEVNLRQGDIANMGFARATGTPVVLVGDIDRGGVIASLVGTQAVLEPDDAAMIRGFIVNRFRGDPTLFADGMALIAARTGWSPFGLVPFFPDAARLPPEDAVALEAPQAHRDGAGPLIAVLRFPHIANFDDLDPLRQEPGVGVVFVPPGKAVPAEADLIILPGSKTTIDDLDCLRAQGWDIDIRAHLRRGRRVLGLCGGYQMLGRSIADPQGIEGAPRNLPGLGLLDIETVMTDAKRLLAVTGTTLADGVPFSGYEMHVGDTAGPDTARPLLHFSDGRADGAVSPDGLVAGTYVHGLFADDRQRAAWLARLGAAPGLTRYEAGIEAVLDAFADHLEAHLDCNGLLQLR, via the coding sequence ATGACCCGCGCCCTGATGATCCAGGGGACCGGGTCCGATGTCGGCAAATCGCTGCTGGTGGCGGGGCTCGCCCGCGCCTTCACCCGGCGCGGCCTGACGGTGCGTCCGTTCAAGCCGCAGAACATGTCGAACAACGCCGCTGTCACCGCGGATGGCGGCGAGATCGGACGCGCCCAGGCGCTCCAGGCCCGCGCCGCGCGAGCGGCGCCGTCCGTCCATATGAACCCGGTGCTGCTCAAGCCGCAGAGCGAGGTCGGCGCACAGGTGGTGGTACAGGGCCGCATGATCGGCACCGCCAAGGCGCGCGAGTATCAGGCCTGGAAGCCGCGGCTGATGGAATCGGTGCTCGACAGCTTCGAGCGGCTGCGCGCCGAGGCCGACATCGTGCTCGTGGAGGGCGCCGGCTCGCCGGCCGAGGTGAACCTGCGCCAGGGCGACATCGCCAATATGGGCTTTGCCCGCGCCACGGGGACGCCGGTGGTGCTCGTCGGCGACATCGACCGGGGCGGCGTCATCGCCAGCCTCGTCGGCACGCAGGCCGTGCTGGAGCCGGACGACGCGGCGATGATCCGCGGCTTCATCGTCAACCGCTTTCGCGGCGACCCGACGCTGTTTGCCGACGGCATGGCCCTGATTGCCGCGCGCACCGGTTGGTCGCCGTTCGGCCTCGTGCCGTTCTTTCCCGACGCCGCCCGCCTCCCGCCGGAGGATGCGGTGGCGCTCGAAGCGCCGCAGGCCCACCGCGACGGCGCCGGGCCGCTGATCGCGGTGCTGCGCTTTCCCCACATCGCCAATTTCGACGACCTCGACCCGCTGCGGCAGGAACCCGGCGTCGGCGTGGTCTTCGTGCCGCCCGGCAAGGCGGTTCCGGCGGAAGCCGACCTCATCATTCTGCCCGGCTCGAAGACCACGATCGACGATCTCGATTGCCTGCGCGCGCAAGGGTGGGACATCGACATCCGCGCGCATCTGCGCCGCGGGCGGCGGGTACTGGGACTGTGCGGCGGCTATCAGATGCTCGGTCGCTCCATTGCCGATCCGCAGGGCATCGAGGGGGCACCGCGCAACTTGCCGGGCCTCGGCCTGCTCGACATTGAGACGGTGATGACGGACGCCAAGCGCCTTCTCGCCGTCACCGGCACGACGCTCGCGGACGGCGTGCCGTTCTCCGGCTACGAGATGCATGTCGGCGACACCGCCGGGCCGGACACCGCCCGGCCCCTGCTGCACTTTTCCGACGGCCGGGCCGACGGGGCGGTCTCCCCCGACGGGCTCGTCGCCGGCACCTATGTCCACGGCCTGTTCGCCGACGACCGCCAGCGCGCCGCCTGGCTCGCCCGGCTCGGCGCCGCGCCGGGCCTCACCCGCTACGAGGCGGGCATCGAAGCGGTGCTCGACGCCTTCGCCGACCATCTGGAGGCGCATCTCGACTGCAACGGGCTGCTGCAGTTGCGCTGA
- the cbiB gene encoding adenosylcobinamide-phosphate synthase CbiB, translating into MSWIALTHPPDTLGILALALLIEALAGYPDRLYRALGHPVTWIGRLIAGLERGLNRGSPAARRLGGVLALMLLLTVTAAVSLALTALAALAGQGAGVILLALLAASLPAQRSLFVHVRRVSAALRTEGLSGGRTAVSMIVGRNPDSLDEAAVCRAAIESLAENFSDGIVAPAVWIGAGGLTGGALYKAINTADSMIGHRTPRYEAFGWASARLDDLVNLPASRLTALLLVVSAALSRDVSAKGAWRAIRRDAGHHRSPNAGWPEAAMAGALGLRLAGPRIYGATRVEDAWMGDGRAEANADDIVRALKLYRTACALQFTLVVAGTGIWLTFGR; encoded by the coding sequence ATGTCCTGGATCGCCCTGACCCATCCGCCCGACACCCTCGGCATCCTGGCGCTCGCCTTGCTGATCGAGGCCTTGGCCGGCTATCCCGACCGCCTCTACAGGGCGCTCGGCCACCCTGTCACCTGGATCGGCCGGCTGATCGCCGGGCTGGAGCGCGGGCTGAACCGGGGCAGCCCTGCCGCGCGCCGGCTCGGCGGTGTTCTGGCGCTCATGCTCCTGCTCACGGTCACGGCCGCCGTTTCCCTGGCCCTGACCGCACTCGCCGCGCTCGCGGGCCAAGGTGCCGGCGTGATCCTCCTGGCCCTTCTCGCCGCGAGCCTGCCGGCGCAGCGCAGCCTGTTCGTCCATGTCCGGCGCGTCTCCGCCGCCCTGCGGACGGAGGGACTTTCCGGCGGTCGCACAGCCGTCTCGATGATCGTCGGGCGCAATCCCGACAGCCTCGACGAGGCAGCGGTGTGCCGGGCGGCGATCGAGAGCCTGGCGGAAAATTTTTCCGACGGCATCGTCGCGCCGGCCGTCTGGATCGGCGCGGGCGGCCTGACCGGCGGCGCGCTCTACAAGGCCATCAACACGGCCGACAGCATGATCGGTCATCGCACCCCACGCTACGAGGCCTTCGGCTGGGCTTCCGCCCGCCTGGACGACCTCGTCAACCTGCCGGCCTCGCGGCTCACGGCGCTGCTGCTGGTCGTGTCCGCGGCCCTGAGCCGGGACGTCTCCGCCAAGGGTGCGTGGCGGGCGATCCGCCGCGATGCGGGCCATCACCGCTCGCCGAATGCCGGCTGGCCGGAGGCGGCGATGGCTGGCGCGCTCGGCCTGCGGCTCGCCGGCCCGCGCATCTACGGCGCCACCCGCGTCGAGGACGCCTGGATGGGCGACGGACGGGCGGAGGCCAACGCCGACGACATCGTGCGCGCGTTGAAGCTCTACCGAACCGCCTGCGCGCTGCAATTCACACTGGTCGTTGCCGGAACCGGGATCTGGCTCACCTTCGGCCGGTAG
- the cobD gene encoding threonine-phosphate decarboxylase CobD: MREDGAKEAIAHGGDLDAARRLFPDAPEPWLDLSTGINPVPYPLPPLEASVLHRLPSPGDLARLKAAAAAAYGAPGPDHVAAAPGTQILIETLPRLLPPARVAVVGPTYAEHAAAWTRSGHDVRMVDDPAEAAEADILVAVSPNNPDGRVFSVEALAQACTGLVVLDQAFADLETVEAASPRPGLVVLRSFGKTYGLAGLRLGFALAEPDLARRIETALGPWAVSGPAIAAGLAALPDAAWRCEAAAARSQDAARLDRMIARAGGRIVGGTALFRTADFPDGPGLFRALGAAGIYVRRFTEAPARLRFGLPPDKAAWCRLSRVLR; this comes from the coding sequence GTGCGGGAGGACGGTGCAAAGGAAGCAATCGCGCATGGTGGCGATCTCGACGCCGCCCGCCGGCTGTTCCCGGACGCGCCCGAGCCGTGGCTCGACCTGTCGACCGGCATCAACCCGGTGCCCTATCCGCTGCCGCCGCTCGAAGCCAGTGTCCTGCACCGCCTGCCCTCCCCCGGCGACCTTGCCCGGCTCAAGGCTGCGGCGGCGGCGGCCTACGGCGCGCCGGGGCCCGACCATGTCGCAGCCGCGCCCGGCACGCAGATCCTGATCGAGACCCTTCCGCGGCTCCTGCCACCCGCCCGCGTTGCCGTGGTCGGGCCGACCTATGCCGAGCACGCCGCCGCCTGGACCCGCTCCGGCCATGATGTGCGGATGGTGGACGATCCGGCCGAGGCCGCGGAGGCCGACATTCTGGTCGCGGTGAGCCCCAACAATCCCGACGGGCGTGTGTTCTCGGTCGAGGCGCTGGCACAGGCCTGCACGGGCCTCGTGGTGCTCGATCAGGCCTTCGCCGACTTGGAGACGGTGGAGGCGGCCTCTCCGCGGCCCGGCCTCGTGGTGCTGCGCTCGTTCGGCAAGACCTACGGGCTCGCCGGTTTGCGGCTCGGTTTCGCGCTTGCCGAGCCGGACTTGGCGCGGCGCATCGAGACCGCCTTGGGGCCGTGGGCCGTCTCGGGGCCGGCCATCGCCGCCGGTCTCGCGGCGCTGCCGGACGCTGCATGGCGCTGCGAGGCCGCCGCGGCGCGGTCGCAGGACGCGGCCCGCCTCGACCGGATGATCGCGCGGGCCGGGGGGCGCATCGTCGGCGGCACCGCCCTGTTCCGCACGGCGGATTTTCCCGACGGACCCGGCCTGTTCCGGGCGCTCGGCGCGGCCGGGATCTATGTGCGGCGGTTCACGGAGGCGCCGGCGCGGCTGCGCTTCGGTCTGCCCCCCGATAAGGCGGCGTGGTGCCGCCTCTCTCGGGTGCTCAGGTAG
- a CDS encoding MFS transporter, with the protein MSGGASDGRALSTTTRIGLTLIAGGAVANIYYNQPLLAVLVTELGERAALLVPTASLVGYGLGILFLVPLGDALPRRDLIVWQLLGLAAALVVAALSPNLAVLAASSLVIGVLACAAQQAVPFAAELAPDASRGRIVGGVMTGLLSGILLARTVSGFVGAQFGWRAVFFAAAGLAVVMAGVALRTLPRSAPTRRLRYRALMTSLLHLVRSQPVLRNASLSQALLFASFNAFWATLALLVEAPPFDLTAAGAGLFGVIGVAGALIAPYSGRYSDRRGARPVVIAGSAFVAAAFVVLALAGQVSLVAIGAGVLLLDIGINGALIANQTRAYALAPGARGRINTVLFTAIFIGGAAGAFLGSRAFLLAGWPGVCAVGGAFALAALAVSWLGGRSRPT; encoded by the coding sequence ATGAGCGGCGGCGCGAGCGACGGGCGCGCCCTGTCGACCACGACGCGAATCGGACTGACCCTGATCGCAGGCGGTGCGGTCGCCAACATCTACTACAATCAGCCGCTGCTCGCGGTCCTCGTCACCGAGCTCGGCGAGCGAGCGGCGCTGCTCGTGCCGACCGCCAGCCTCGTCGGCTACGGCCTCGGCATCCTGTTTCTCGTGCCGCTGGGCGACGCCTTGCCGCGGCGCGACCTCATCGTCTGGCAATTGCTCGGTCTCGCCGCAGCGCTGGTCGTCGCCGCACTCAGCCCGAATCTTGCGGTGCTCGCGGCGTCGAGCCTCGTCATCGGCGTGCTCGCCTGCGCGGCGCAGCAGGCGGTGCCCTTCGCCGCCGAACTCGCGCCCGATGCGAGCCGGGGTCGGATCGTCGGCGGCGTGATGACGGGCCTGCTCTCCGGCATCCTGCTTGCCCGCACCGTGAGCGGCTTCGTCGGCGCGCAGTTCGGCTGGCGCGCGGTGTTCTTCGCCGCCGCCGGCCTTGCCGTGGTAATGGCCGGGGTGGCGCTGCGCACCCTCCCGCGCAGCGCGCCGACCCGGCGCCTGCGCTACCGCGCGCTGATGACCTCGCTTCTGCATCTCGTGCGCAGTCAGCCGGTCCTTCGCAACGCCAGCCTGTCGCAGGCGCTGCTGTTTGCCAGTTTCAACGCCTTCTGGGCGACGCTGGCCCTCCTCGTCGAGGCGCCGCCCTTCGACCTCACCGCGGCCGGCGCGGGGCTGTTCGGCGTCATCGGCGTCGCGGGGGCGCTGATCGCCCCCTATTCCGGCCGCTACAGCGACCGCCGCGGCGCCCGGCCGGTGGTGATCGCCGGCAGCGCCTTCGTCGCGGCGGCCTTCGTCGTGCTGGCGCTCGCCGGACAGGTCTCGCTCGTCGCCATTGGTGCGGGCGTGCTGCTCCTCGACATCGGCATCAACGGCGCGCTGATCGCCAACCAGACCCGCGCCTACGCCCTTGCGCCGGGCGCGCGCGGGCGGATCAACACTGTGCTGTTCACCGCAATCTTCATCGGTGGGGCGGCCGGCGCCTTCCTCGGCTCGCGGGCCTTCCTGCTGGCGGGCTGGCCCGGCGTCTGCGCCGTCGGCGGGGCCTTCGCGCTGGCCGCCCTGGCCGTGTCCTGGCTCGGCGGCCGATCGCGGCCTACCTGA